A section of the Buteo buteo chromosome 27, bButBut1.hap1.1, whole genome shotgun sequence genome encodes:
- the TOM1L2 gene encoding TOM1-like protein 2 isoform X3, translating to MEFLLGNPFSTPVGQSLEKATDGSLQSEDWTLNMEICDIINETEEGPKDAIRALKKRLNGNKNYREVMLALTVLETCVKNCGHRFHVLVANRDFIDGVLVKIISPKNNPPTIVQDKVLALIQAWADAFRSSPDLTGVVHIYEELKRKGIEFPMADLDALSPIHTPQRSVPEVDPAANMHNSQSQQRMSTSSYSSSSPTAYSAPQAPALNVTGPITANSEQIARLRSELDIVRGNTKVMSEMLTEMVPGQEDSSDLELLQELNRTCRAMQQRIVELISRVSNEEVTEELLHVNDDLNNVFLRYERFERYRSGRSTQNASNGVLNEVTEDNLIDLGPGSPAVVSPMVGNSAPPSSLSSQLAGLDLGTNSVSGTLSSLQHCNPRDDFDMFAQTRGSSLAEQRKNVTYEDPQAVKGLASALDVRKQNTGGHKY from the exons aaaaggcCACAGATGGCTCTCTGCAGAGTGAAGACTGGACACTTAACATGGAGATCTGTGACATTATCAACGAGACAGAAGAAGG tccaaaGGATGCCATTCGAGCACTGAAGAAGAGGctgaatggaaacaaaaattacagaGAGGTCATGCTGGCACTGACG gtGTTGGAGACCTGTGTGAAGAACTGTGGCCATCGCTTTCACGTCTTAGTGGCAAACCGTGACTTCATAGATGGTGTTCTGGTGAAAATCATCTCGCCCAAGAATAATCCCCCCACTATTGTACAGGATAAAGTACTAGCACTGATTCAG GCTTGGGCTGATGCCTTTCGAAGTAGCCCTGATTTAACTGGAGTAGTGCATATTTATGAAGAACTCAAGAGGAAAGGCATAGAGTTTCCCATGGCAGATCTTGATGCTCTGTCTCCAATACACACACCACAGAGG AGTGTTCCTGAAGTTGATCCTGCAGCAAATATGCACAATTCACAGTCTCAGCAAAGGATGAGCACCAGTTCTTACTCTTCATCTTCTCCAACGGCGTATTCTGCTCCTCAGGCCCCAGCTTTGAATGTGACTGGTCCCATCACTGCTAATTCTGAACAG ATTGCCCGGCTGCGCAGTGAACTGGATATTGTTCGTGGGAATACAAAAGTGATGTCTGAAATGCTGACAGAAATGGTACCTGGACAAGAGGATTCCTCAGACCTTGAGTTACTCCAG GAACTGAACCGAACCTGTAGAGCTATGCAGCAGAGAATCGTGGAGCTTATCTCACGAGTGTCCAATGAAGAAGTCACAGAGGAACTGCTGCATGTGAATGATGATTTAAATAACGTCTTCCTCCGATACGAAAG attTGAACGATACAGATCGGGACGTTCAACACAAAATGCCAGCAATGGA GTACTGAATGAGGTGACAGAAGATAACTTAATAGATTTGGGTCCTGGCTCTCCTGCTGTAGTAAGCCCAATGGTCGGAAACTCAGCACCCCCGTCTTCACTTTCTTCACAGCTTGCAGGGCTTG ATTTGGGTACAAACAGCGTCAGTGGCACACTCAGCTCTCTACAACACTGTAATCCTCGTGATGACTTCGACATGTTTGCACAGACAAGAGGCAGTTCCTTGGCTGAGCAGCGAAAGAA tGTGACGTATGAGGATCCACAGGCTGTCAAAGGACTAGCATCTGCCCTGGATGTTCGAAAACAGAACACAGGAGGG